From a region of the Oncorhynchus keta strain PuntledgeMale-10-30-2019 chromosome 13, Oket_V2, whole genome shotgun sequence genome:
- the LOC118391995 gene encoding arf-GAP with coiled-coil, ANK repeat and PH domain-containing protein 1-like — translation MTVKLDFEECLKDSPRFRAAIEVVEGDVCELETRLEKLVKQCHSMLEAGRAYCQTSKSFVTGLKELGHHCSGDNMMGECLEKFSKKLAVILEAQGEVIESTQKSVKLKLLSFVKEDVRRFKDVRKEFERGSESLEAALGRNAQAPRGKQHEVEEVSHALLNARKTFRSGALDYVLQINVIEAKKKTDILMAMVSMMDAQSQFFQQGHQSLSELDDYRRTLSEEHTQLVLNSAREKRDMEQRHEAIKKKDVSYDNSLMDFCADAANGIAMEGYLYKRASNAFKTWSRRWFSIQKNQLVYQKKFKDQPTVVIEDLRLCTVKVCVDNERRFCFEVVSPSKSCLLQADSERQQQGWISAVQNSIASAFQERREDPHSPREHCSSVSGGSPGGGGLCGEQEKTGGREALEEVQAIPGNMQCCDCGEPGPDWASINLGITLCIVCSGIHRSLGVHFSKVRSLTLDSWEPELVRLMCELGNTAINRIYEGRIDEITIKKPHPSSPRGDKESWIRSKYVEKKFIQKLPETGRKAPLRRSSARRNRANTQERPAGSRPPLKPKPTRATLPRLAGLNQSDLVQENNTGIHKDDEDDEEEDLSGLHPGALLYRSAALQNFPVMADALAHGADVNWVNTAEESSTPLLQAVTANSLAACEFLLQNGANVNTADSNRRGPLHHATILGHTGLVCLFLKRGADYNARDNNQKDPITIAVETANADIVTLLRIAKMNKEMREMDGAFGQSGDETYQDIFRDFSHMASNNPEKLKRRSTDFKT, via the exons ATGACTGTCAAACTGGATTTTGAAGAGTGCCTCAAAGACTCCCCCCGATTCAG GGCCGCCATTGAAGTGGTGGAAGGAGATGTCTGTGAATTGGAAACACGATTAGAGAAG CTGGTGAAGCAGTGCCACTCCATGCTAGAGGCTGGCAGGGCCTACTGTCAGACCAGCAAGAGCTTTGTCACAGGGCTCAAAGAGCTGGGCCACCACTGTTCTGGGGACAACATGATGGGG GAGTGTTTGGAGAAATTCTCCAAGAAGCTGGCAGTGATTCTGGAAGCTCAGGGG GAAGTGATTGAAAGCACACAGAAGTCGGTGAAGTTGAAGTTGCTGAGTTTtgtgaaaga GGACGTGCGTCGGTTCAAGGATGTGCGTAAGGAGTTTGAGCGGGGTAGTGAGAGTCTGGAGGCAGCATTGGGGAGGAACGCTCAGGCCCCCCGGGGAAAACAGCACGAGGTAGAAGAGGTCAGCCACGCCCTCCTCAATGCCCGCAAGACCTTCCGCTCCGGAGCCCTCGACTACGTACTGCAG ATCAATGTCATCGAGGCCAAGAAGAAGACAGACATCCTGATGGCG ATGGTGTCTATGATGGATGCCCAGTCCCAGTTCTTCCAGCAAGGTCACCAGTCCCTCTCGGAGCTGGACGACTACCGCCGCACCCTGAGTGAAGAG CACACTCAACTAGTGTTGAATTCcgccagggagaagagagacatggaACAGAGACACGAGGCCATTAAGAAAAAG GATGTGTCCTATGATAACTCCTTAATGGATTTCTGTGCTGATGCCGCCAACGGTATTGCCATGGAGGGCTACCTGTATAAGAGAGCTAGCAATGCCTTCAAGACCTGGAGCAG GCGCTGGTTCTCCATTCAGAAAAATCAACTGGTCTATCAGAAGAAATTCAAG GATCAGCCCACAGTAGTGATTGAGGATCTGCGTCTTTGTACAGTGAAGGTCTGCGTTGACAACGAGAGACGATTCTGCTTTGAGGTGGTCTCTCCATCCAA gagctgtCTGTTACAGGCAGACTCCGAGCGCCAGCAGCAGGGCTGGATCAGTGCCGTCCAGAACAGCATTGCTTCAGCCTTCCAGGAACGCAGAGAAGACCCACACAGTCCC AGGGAGCATTGCAGCTCTGTGTCGGGAGGCAGcccaggaggaggagggctgtGTGGGGAGCAGGAGAAGACGGGGGGCCGCGAGGCTCTGGAGGAGGTCCAGGCCATCCCAGGGAACATGCAGTGCTGCGACTGTGGAGAACCCGGTCCAGACTGGGCCTCTATCAACCTGGGGATCACCCTCTGCATCGTCTGCTCGGGgatacacag GAGTCTGGGTGTCCATTTCTCCAAAGTACGCTCCCTCACCCTGGACTCCTGGGAACCAGAGCTGGTCCGG TTGATGTGTGAGTTGGGAAACACAGCCATCAACAGGATCTACGAGGGGCGAATTGACGAGATCACCATCAAGAAACCCCACCCCTCCAGTCCAAG GGGTGATAAGGAGTCGTGGATTCGTTCTAAGTACGTGGAGAAGAAGTTCATCCAGAAGCTCCCGGAGACGGGACGTAAAGCTCCCCTGCGGCGCTCCAGCGCCCGGAGGAACAGGGCTAACACCCAGGAGAGGCCAGCTGGGTCACGACCCCCACTCAAACCCAAACCCACCCGGGCCACCCTGCCACGACTCGCAG ggctcaATCAGAGTGACCTTGTCCAAGAGAACAATACGGGCATTCACAAag ATGATGAAGATGACGAAGAGGAGGACCTGTCTGGTCTTCATCCCGGGGCGTTGTTATATCGGTCTGCAGCGCTGCAGAATTTCCCTGTCATGGCCGACGCCCTGGCCCACGGAGCTGACGTCAACTGGGTCAACACAGCCGAGGAGTCCAGCACCCCACTCCTACAGGCCGTCACCGCg AACTCCTTGGCAGCGTGTGAGTTCCTGCTACAGAACGGTGCCAATGTCAACACAGCAGACAGCAACAGGAGAGGACCTCTACACCACGCCACTATACTGGGACACACTGG GCTTGTGTGTCTGTTCCTGAAGCGAGGGGCGGACTACAACGCCAGAGACAACAACCAGAAAGACCCCATTACTATCGCCGTGGAGACAGCCAACGCTGACATTGTCACCCT GCTGCGAATTGCCAAGATGAACAAGGAGATGCGGGAGATGGATGGAGCCTTTGGCCAATCAG